A section of the Leptotrichia sp. HSP-342 genome encodes:
- the cobM gene encoding precorrin-4 C(11)-methyltransferase, with protein sequence MKKVYFIGAGPGDPELITVKGQKIVKEADVIIYAGSLVPKEVIDCHKDGAEIYNSASMNLDEVMEVTIKAQKKGKLVARVHTGDPSIYGAIREQMDILDEYGIEYEVIPGVSSFVAAAAAIKKEFTLPDVSQTIICTRLEGRTSVPEAESLESLASHKCSMAIFLSVQMIDEVVKRLLKHYDKTTPIAIVQRATWEDQKIVMGTLENIAELVKKEKITKTAQILVGNFMGNEYSKSKLYDKAFTHEFRKGIEE encoded by the coding sequence ATGAAAAAAGTATACTTTATAGGAGCAGGACCAGGGGATCCTGAATTGATTACAGTAAAAGGGCAAAAAATTGTAAAGGAAGCAGATGTAATAATTTATGCGGGGTCATTGGTTCCAAAAGAGGTTATTGATTGCCATAAGGATGGAGCTGAAATTTATAACTCTGCTTCAATGAACTTGGACGAAGTGATGGAAGTTACGATAAAGGCACAGAAAAAAGGGAAGCTGGTAGCAAGGGTTCATACTGGGGATCCGAGCATTTATGGTGCAATAAGGGAACAAATGGATATTCTGGATGAATATGGGATTGAATATGAAGTAATTCCAGGAGTAAGTTCATTTGTGGCTGCTGCTGCTGCAATAAAAAAAGAATTTACTTTGCCAGATGTGAGTCAGACAATAATTTGTACAAGACTGGAAGGAAGAACATCTGTTCCTGAAGCAGAAAGTCTTGAAAGCCTTGCTTCACATAAATGTTCGATGGCAATATTCCTATCTGTGCAAATGATTGATGAAGTTGTAAAAAGATTATTAAAACATTATGATAAAACAACACCAATTGCAATTGTTCAAAGAGCAACTTGGGAAGATCAGAAAATTGTTATGGGAACATTAGAAAACATTGCCGAACTTGTGAAAAAAGAGAAAATTACAAAAACAGCGCAAATTCTGGTAGGAAACTTTATGGGAAATGAGTATTCCAAGTCTAAACTTTACGACAAAGCATTTACGCATGAGTTTAGAAAAGGAATTGAAGAATAA
- a CDS encoding pyridoxamine 5'-phosphate oxidase family protein, whose amino-acid sequence MIDYNKILKENSYGILATLDDNKPKTRILQYLFSEKNNVYLATTNNKNVYKQLKKCPYVSFLSHSKDYLSFISVNGNIYFTDDINLKTRVLNEYPAIKELFKTPDNPLFELFYINVEEIRTFDLKTYTNENFKIEKP is encoded by the coding sequence ATGATTGATTATAATAAAATATTAAAAGAAAACTCTTACGGAATTTTAGCTACACTCGATGATAATAAACCTAAAACAAGAATTTTACAATATCTGTTTTCTGAAAAAAATAATGTATATCTTGCAACTACAAATAATAAAAACGTTTACAAACAGTTAAAAAAATGTCCTTACGTTTCTTTTCTGTCTCACTCAAAGGATTATTTATCTTTTATATCTGTAAATGGAAATATTTATTTTACTGATGATATTAATCTTAAAACAAGAGTTTTAAATGAATATCCAGCAATAAAAGAACTTTTTAAAACTCCTGACAATCCTCTTTTTGAACTTTTTTATATTAATGTAGAAGAGATTAGAACTTTTGATTTAAAAACTTATACCAATGAAAATTTTAAAATAGAAAAACCATAA
- a CDS encoding winged helix-turn-helix transcriptional regulator has translation MNKKELPKCSVEITLSLISNKWKILIIRDLLDGTKRFGELRKSINGISNKVLTYNLREMEEDNLLIRKIYPEVPPKVEYSLTETGYSLKPILESMDKWGVNYREKTKYE, from the coding sequence ATGAATAAAAAAGAATTACCGAAGTGTTCTGTTGAAATAACACTTTCTTTAATTTCTAATAAATGGAAAATACTTATAATAAGAGATTTACTTGATGGAACAAAAAGGTTTGGAGAATTGAGAAAATCTATAAATGGAATTTCTAATAAAGTTTTGACATATAATTTGAGAGAAATGGAGGAGGACAATCTTCTTATAAGAAAAATTTATCCTGAAGTTCCTCCAAAAGTTGAATATTCTCTTACTGAAACAGGGTACAGCTTAAAACCAATACTGGAAAGTATGGACAAATGGGGTGTAAATTACCGAGAAAAAACAAAATATGAATAA
- a CDS encoding AAA family ATPase has product MKRLPIGISDFKYLIEEDYYYFDKTNFIDEIIKDGSQVKLFTRPRRFGKTLNMSMLKYFFDIKEAKENKKLFNGLYIEKTESFKRQGQYPVIFLSLKDLKAETWEEMQIGIKELLQNIFIEYKNLAKELDEFDLLNFKKIINKEIEVEGLKSSLKFLARILYEKYNKKVVVLIDEYDAPLVSAYMNRYYEKAKNFFKTFYSTVMKDNVYLQIGVMTGIIRVIKAGIFSDLNNISTYTILNDFYSDCYGLTEEEVEQALKDYNLEYEIQDVKDWYNGYKFGKSEVYNPWSILNFLQSKELRAYWVDTSGNDLINDVLKTTNKYTIRALEKLFNGEGLKQNISSTSDLSRLLGEDELWELLLFSGYLTVKEKIGDIHESIYTLRLPNKEVKDLFRKTFLERYFGRGSKLIDLMEALTENRIEDFEEKFQEILLTSASYHDTKNEDFYHGLILGMSLYLEKQYYINSNKESGLGRYDLVMEPKNKNDKAYILEFKVAKSEESLNKESQEAVEQIISKKYDVNLKEKGIKDIIFVGVAFYGKLVKVARN; this is encoded by the coding sequence ATGAAGAGATTGCCAATAGGAATAAGTGATTTTAAGTATTTAATAGAGGAAGACTATTATTATTTTGACAAGACAAATTTCATTGATGAGATTATTAAAGATGGCTCTCAAGTAAAACTTTTTACTAGACCAAGAAGATTTGGGAAAACATTGAATATGTCGATGTTAAAATATTTTTTTGATATTAAGGAAGCAAAAGAAAATAAAAAACTTTTTAACGGACTGTATATAGAAAAGACAGAAAGTTTTAAAAGGCAGGGGCAATATCCTGTTATATTTTTATCCTTAAAGGATTTAAAAGCTGAAACTTGGGAAGAAATGCAAATTGGAATAAAAGAGTTGTTACAAAATATATTTATAGAATACAAAAATTTAGCCAAAGAATTAGATGAATTTGATCTATTAAATTTCAAAAAAATTATTAACAAGGAAATAGAAGTTGAAGGATTAAAATCTTCATTAAAATTTTTAGCAAGAATACTATATGAAAAATATAATAAAAAAGTTGTGGTATTAATAGACGAATACGATGCTCCTCTAGTATCGGCATATATGAACAGATATTATGAAAAGGCTAAAAACTTTTTTAAAACTTTTTACAGCACAGTGATGAAAGACAATGTCTATTTACAAATAGGAGTAATGACAGGGATTATTAGAGTTATTAAAGCTGGTATTTTTTCAGATTTAAATAATATAAGCACTTATACTATATTAAATGATTTTTATTCTGATTGTTATGGATTAACAGAAGAAGAAGTAGAACAGGCATTAAAAGATTATAATTTAGAATATGAAATACAAGATGTTAAAGATTGGTATAATGGCTATAAATTTGGGAAAAGCGAAGTTTATAATCCTTGGAGCATATTAAATTTTTTACAATCTAAAGAATTAAGAGCCTACTGGGTAGATACTTCAGGAAACGATTTAATAAATGATGTACTGAAAACAACAAATAAATATACTATTAGAGCTTTAGAAAAATTATTTAATGGAGAAGGTTTAAAGCAAAATATATCTTCTACATCAGATTTATCAAGGTTATTAGGCGAGGATGAATTATGGGAATTACTTCTATTTAGCGGTTATTTAACAGTTAAAGAAAAAATTGGAGATATTCACGAAAGTATTTATACATTAAGATTACCGAATAAAGAAGTGAAGGATCTTTTTAGAAAAACGTTTTTAGAAAGATATTTTGGAAGAGGAAGTAAACTAATAGATTTAATGGAGGCTTTGACTGAAAATAGAATAGAAGATTTTGAAGAAAAATTTCAAGAAATTTTGTTGACTTCAGCAAGTTACCATGATACAAAAAATGAAGATTTTTATCACGGATTAATTTTAGGAATGAGCCTTTATTTAGAAAAACAATATTATATAAATTCAAATAAAGAAAGTGGCTTAGGAAGATACGATTTAGTAATGGAACCAAAGAATAAAAATGATAAAGCCTATATTTTAGAATTTAAAGTTGCCAAAAGTGAAGAAAGTTTAAATAAAGAAAGCCAAGAAGCAGTAGAACAAATAATTTCTAAAAAATATGATGTAAATTTGAAAGAAAAAGGAATAAAGGATATTATTTTTGTAGGTGTAGCTTTTTATGGAAAATTAGTGAAGGTTGCTAGAAATTGA